The segment AGGAGCGTTATTTTTTATTGAGAAAATAAGACCAAAAACAACCATACCGATTAATCCACCGTGAAAACTCATTCCACCATGCCAGATTGCGAAGATTTCCCATGGCTGGTGAATGTAAACAGGCAAATTGTAAAAGATGACGTAACCAACTCTGGCGCCAACCAGCAACCCCAGAATCAGATAAAACAAGAAATCGCCAGCGGCTTCCGGAGGAATAGGTCCGTTTTTTCTCGTTAATTCTTTCTTTATGACGAAGTAGGCGATCCCAAAACCAATCAAATACATCAACCCGTACCACCTAAATTCTAGTGGACCGAGTCTGAAAATAACTGGATCAAAAAGCATACGTTCAGGTAGATTCATTCTTGCTTCGCTTCGATAAGTTTGACGCTCCTGGCCAAACGGATAGCGTTATCGAATTTACGAAAAACTCCTCTAACGATTCGGACGTCTCGTTCGTCAAGATTGGCGCAGTTTAAAATCCGTCGGACGTCCCGCATCATTCTTAGGGGATTTGTTCGAGCCAGAAAACCGGCTCGAAGAAGAGCCTGCTCGACGTGATCAAACATCTTTTCGCGTGATTCTATAGAAGCGGGATGAAACGACAGAGCCTGAAATCCTACCGGTTGGCAAGCTATTTTAAAGATTTCATAACAAACCACCGCCACAGCCTGCGCCAAGTTCATCGAAGCGAAATCCGCGTCAGAGGGAATTATCATGTGTTGATCACACAACTTAATTTCCTCATTGGTAAGACCTCGGGATTCTCGACCAAAGACTATGGATACTTCTCCGTCGTGGGCCTTTGCCATGAATTTAGGAGTCATCTCAGATGGTGTCTTGGCCGAAGTCCTTTTTCCCCCTAGCCTAGCCGATGTGGCGACCGCCATCACGGATGAAGCGAGAGCGTCAGCCAGACAATCGAAAGTTTGAGCTGAGGAAACAATATCATAAGCGCCGGAAGCCAGAGAAAACGCTTCAGTCTCGGGTCCGCATTCGGTTGAAGAAACGAGCTTAAGATTATTCAATCCCATATTTTTCATGACACGAGCTACCCCACCTATGTTCCCTGGGTGAGTTGTTCCAACAAGCACAATCCGAATGTTTGACAAAACAGAGGCCCAATCCGGATGTATCCTGAAACCTCTTTGCACTCTTCTGGAAGGCTTCATGCTAACCTTTGAACGGTAACTCGCGATGATGACGCGTCTCAATCTCAGGGTGATGACGCATGGTGAAGATATTATTACTAGAAAATATTGTCAATTAATAACAATATATAATCATGGATATTTAAAGTGTATGTTTATGTAAGGCTGGTCTTTTTTTGGACAAAATCTGGTTTGCCTATACCATGAAGAGAGTTATGATATACAAAGAAATCATCGACTTTGGAAATTCATAAATTGAGAGGTAGGAGCCATGGCTGAGTCAATAGTTCTTACGGGCGCAATCACTTTAGTTGTTATAGGGGCAGTCAACACCCTTGTGATTCTTGAAGTGTTAGGCCGCAAGGGAGGGCGAAATAGTCTTAGGTCATTGCACCGATGGCTGGGACTCTGTTTCGTGGTTCTTTTTACTGGTCTATTCATATACATGGTTCCTAGAATCGCATTCTTTGAAAATGTTCCAGTGAATTTTTTGGTCCATGGATTTACGGCAATAGTTGTTTTTTCTCTTTTGATTGTGAAACTCATTGTCGTCAGGCGTTACAAATTATACATGAGCAGCCTGCCCTCTATAGGATTGTATTTGATGATCGGGACCATTCTGATTGCCATGAGTTCCGCTGGAGTGGCTCTGTTCAAGCGTATTTCAGGATGAATCCACGGGAGGAAGTTATAGTATGATCACGAAATTTGACCCTCAGCGCATTGACGCTATCTGCTCCGGGTTCCAGAAGGCGCGTATACTGCTGTCGGCCGCTGAACTGGATCTGTTTTCCAATTTTCGTGAAGGGACGAAGAAATCAGTTCATGATCTATGCGAAATTCACGGTTGGAATCCAAGGGGGCTTGAAATTCTAATGGATTCTCTTGTCGCCATGGGGTTCCTGACCAAGGACGGCTCATCATATTCGGTTGATCAACAACTATCAGAATGGCTCGATTCGGACTCGGACAAGTCAATATTGCCCCTGATTAGACATCGGGTACGCATGTGGAATAGTTGGTCCAACCTGACAGCCATTGTTCGTGGAGATTTTGATTTTGAATCTTATTTCAAGGCAGCTAGATCAAGGGAAGATATCGAAGCTTTTATTGGAGCCATGGAGGTAGTTGGACGTGATAGGGCTTTGGCAATCGCCAAAGATATAAATCTAGGAAATAGAACCAGTTTGCTGGATGTCGGCGCAGGCTCTGGGATTTACTCCAGAGCCCTTTTAGAATTGAACCCTGAGCTTCGAGCCACTCTATTTGATCTTCCTCTGGTCGTTGAAATCACCACCGAAAAAATTTCCGACGGCAAATGGGCCGATCGAATCAATTTTGTAAAGGGTGATTTTAAAACTGATCCGTTGCCCGCTGGTTATGACATTGTGTTGCTCTCCGCAATCATTCACATGAACGGGCGTGAAGGCAACCAGCGACTATTTTCAAAAGCCCACGCATGTCTGGATCCAAATGGTCTGATCATCATTAGAGACCATGTCATGGAGGAATCGCGAGTTGCTCCTGAAGATGGCGCTATCTTTGCCGTGAATATGCTTGTAGCAACTGGGGAAGGATCTACCTACACATTCAAGGAGATTAGTGAGGACCTCGCTCTAAGTGGATTTCACGACATCCAGGTCCTCCGTGGAGGGTCGCACATGGATCAGGTTGTCACAGCCCTTAAATAAGGTCACAAGACGAGTTTTGAGTGAAAACTAGTCGTTTTTCCAGTTTGGTTTTCTCTTTTCCAAAAAGGCCTGGATTCCCTCGTTCGCGTCGCAGCTTTCCATCAGGTTCTTTAGATAGAGACCTTCCATTCGAGGTAGGTCTTCGCGAATAGCCCTAAAAAATTGGGTTCTGACCGCAAAATTGGCGATTCTCAGGCTGGATGCGCTCTTGGGGAGAATATACTTTTCGATCCATTTGCACGAGGCTTCCCATGCGTCTTGACCATCTTCACACAAAAGATTCACAAGTCCTATCTTGGCGGCCTCTCTTGCGTCTACAGACCTTCCGGTGAGAGCTATTTCATCGGCGAATGTTTGCCCTATTTTCAAAGGCAGCATTACGGAAGCTGGTGGAGGAAATACACCCAGCACAATCTCTGGCTGGCCAAAAAATGCCGTCGAATCGGCGACGATGAAATTACAGAACAGGGCCAATTCCATTCCGCCTCCCAGACACTGGCCTTTCACAACGGCCATGGTGGGGATCCCCAAGTCAGCGAGTCCATAGAACAACTCATGGAAAGACTTGAGCATCATGGCCGCCTTGTCTTTCGTGTGCTCTGGAACACTGGCGCCAAAAGAAAAATGCTTCCCCTCGCCTTCAAAAACTATGAGCTTAAAATTCTTGCTGGAGCCCAGATCCTTGATCACGGCCAATATTTCGCCCAGCATGGCTGCTTCCAGGACATTGGCTTTTGGTGAGTTCAGCACGATTTTAATGACTGACTCTTCAAAAAGTTTCTCAACCCTAATCAAACGGTATTCCATTTTACAGGATCCTCAGATGGAGCTATTTGGTCGACGGCCCACTGAAACAGGATCAAGCGGGCCGCCGCAATTGAAGTCAAAGAATTAACGACTATGCCTTAGGTTTTCCTAAAACTTCCGCGAAAGTCTCAGCTATAGCAGGGGCCCCTTCAGCAATCAATTGCCTCCATTTAATGAAGTCAATTACGTCTGTTCCAGTAATTTTTTTGGTATTAAAAGCGTTGAACCCTAGGTACGCCTCGTAATTCATGTTGGCCATAAGCCAATGTCTGTTGGGGAGTTTAGACTGATCCCAGAAGAATTTTTTCTTGGCTCTGATCCCGTCGACCGCCTTGATCAAACATCCTGGGAACAGATTGGCGAATGTCCAGATAATCCTGTTGACTTCCTTGTCCAGCAGGGTGAAGTCAATTGGAAGCTCCTTCATCAGTTCCTTTGCCGCCTTGGCGTCATCCCCGGTCTTGAATTCACCGTAAGCGATCTCTCCGTCCTTTATATATGTGTCAGTTACTATCAAAGGATTTCTAATGAATTTATCGCCCTGTTTGAGCACAGGAATTGCTTTGGAGATGAGGTTCTTAGCCTTCATTTTGTAAGCGCTCCACATTTCGCAGCTTACACAGTTCCACATAGCGTCTTCCATGGAAAGGAACCATGGGAGGAAATCCGTGGATCCACCGTCTGGGCTTGAACCATGTCTAGCTCCGGCCTGACCGAATATTGCGAGATCGCTGGAAATGGCCAAATCGCAGGCCATTCCTATTTCCTGGCCACCGGCGACTCTCATCCCATTTACGCGGCAAATAACCGGTTTCTTACAATCAAGGATGGAATCCACCATTCCGTTGAACAGATCCATGTATTCGCCGTATTCGTGGGGTCTCATGCTATAATATTCGGCGTATTCTTTTGTGTTACCACCCGTACAGAACGCCCTATCACCTGTTCCGGTGAACACCACCGCGACTACTGATCTATCTTGACTCGCAGCGGTAAATCCAGCGATGACGCCCTTCACCATCTCAGTGGTGTAGGAGTTATACTGATTGGGATTGTTGAGTCGGATCCAGGCTACATATAGACCCGGGATTTCCTCTCCTTTGGGGTTGGTCAGAGGTTTTCTTTCATATACGGTACAGGGAGCGTCTGTGCCCCAATGCTCAGCGCCGATAAGAACGTGATTCTTAGGTCCGTTATCGCGAGGCAACCATTCCAAAGTCATTTGATCCTCCTGATTATTGGTTTTGGCCCGAAAAATGTCGGGGCTAAACTTGTTACCTTTAGTGCCTATGAACAGAACAGAATTCCTAGACTTCCACACTATCGTCCGGGTTATTTAACTGGCTCGAAAGCGTAAAACACCCTAGGAATTTGAACTACTTCCCTGCCAACTTCTTGGGGAACCGGATCCACATCAAACACGGATAACTTGACCTTGTCGCCCGATTTCAATTCACCGGTCTTGCAATTGATGATCCGGACAAAAAAAGTCTTCTTGCCGTCCAGATCGACCAAAGCATGCACCAACGGAGGTTTACCGAAGCCCAAGGGGACACCTACCGCTTCTTCTGTTACATCAATAACTGTCCCGACTGTGGGCCAGTCTATCCACTCCATATTTGTGCTGTAACAGTCCGGGCACATGACCCTCGGAGGGAAAGGCTCCGATCCGCAGTCCTTGCATTTTGTGGTAGTAAATCGGCCTTCTTTGAGAAACTCGTAAAATTCATGGATCTGGTTGAATTCCTTGGACTGTTGAGGGAACAGGTCCATGGTGACCATGTATTTTCCATCCAAAATGGAAATTCCAGG is part of the Desulfomonilaceae bacterium genome and harbors:
- a CDS encoding methyltransferase, giving the protein MITKFDPQRIDAICSGFQKARILLSAAELDLFSNFREGTKKSVHDLCEIHGWNPRGLEILMDSLVAMGFLTKDGSSYSVDQQLSEWLDSDSDKSILPLIRHRVRMWNSWSNLTAIVRGDFDFESYFKAARSREDIEAFIGAMEVVGRDRALAIAKDINLGNRTSLLDVGAGSGIYSRALLELNPELRATLFDLPLVVEITTEKISDGKWADRINFVKGDFKTDPLPAGYDIVLLSAIIHMNGREGNQRLFSKAHACLDPNGLIIIRDHVMEESRVAPEDGAIFAVNMLVATGEGSTYTFKEISEDLALSGFHDIQVLRGGSHMDQVVTALK
- a CDS encoding RNA methyltransferase, which produces MKPSRRVQRGFRIHPDWASVLSNIRIVLVGTTHPGNIGGVARVMKNMGLNNLKLVSSTECGPETEAFSLASGAYDIVSSAQTFDCLADALASSVMAVATSARLGGKRTSAKTPSEMTPKFMAKAHDGEVSIVFGRESRGLTNEEIKLCDQHMIIPSDADFASMNLAQAVAVVCYEIFKIACQPVGFQALSFHPASIESREKMFDHVEQALLRAGFLARTNPLRMMRDVRRILNCANLDERDVRIVRGVFRKFDNAIRLARSVKLIEAKQE
- a CDS encoding enoyl-CoA hydratase-related protein, producing the protein MEYRLIRVEKLFEESVIKIVLNSPKANVLEAAMLGEILAVIKDLGSSKNFKLIVFEGEGKHFSFGASVPEHTKDKAAMMLKSFHELFYGLADLGIPTMAVVKGQCLGGGMELALFCNFIVADSTAFFGQPEIVLGVFPPPASVMLPLKIGQTFADEIALTGRSVDAREAAKIGLVNLLCEDGQDAWEASCKWIEKYILPKSASSLRIANFAVRTQFFRAIREDLPRMEGLYLKNLMESCDANEGIQAFLEKRKPNWKND
- the oah gene encoding 6-oxocyclohex-1-ene-1-carbonyl-CoA hydratase, giving the protein MTLEWLPRDNGPKNHVLIGAEHWGTDAPCTVYERKPLTNPKGEEIPGLYVAWIRLNNPNQYNSYTTEMVKGVIAGFTAASQDRSVVAVVFTGTGDRAFCTGGNTKEYAEYYSMRPHEYGEYMDLFNGMVDSILDCKKPVICRVNGMRVAGGQEIGMACDLAISSDLAIFGQAGARHGSSPDGGSTDFLPWFLSMEDAMWNCVSCEMWSAYKMKAKNLISKAIPVLKQGDKFIRNPLIVTDTYIKDGEIAYGEFKTGDDAKAAKELMKELPIDFTLLDKEVNRIIWTFANLFPGCLIKAVDGIRAKKKFFWDQSKLPNRHWLMANMNYEAYLGFNAFNTKKITGTDVIDFIKWRQLIAEGAPAIAETFAEVLGKPKA
- a CDS encoding DUF6529 family protein, whose product is MAESIVLTGAITLVVIGAVNTLVILEVLGRKGGRNSLRSLHRWLGLCFVVLFTGLFIYMVPRIAFFENVPVNFLVHGFTAIVVFSLLIVKLIVVRRYKLYMSSLPSIGLYLMIGTILIAMSSAGVALFKRISG
- a CDS encoding zinc ribbon domain-containing protein, which gives rise to MSTPGISILDGKYMVTMDLFPQQSKEFNQIHEFYEFLKEGRFTTTKCKDCGSEPFPPRVMCPDCYSTNMEWIDWPTVGTVIDVTEEAVGVPLGFGKPPLVHALVDLDGKKTFFVRIINCKTGELKSGDKVKLSVFDVDPVPQEVGREVVQIPRVFYAFEPVK